The following DNA comes from Methanobrevibacter wolinii SH.
TTGTGATTCCTTGTGTTATAGAACTTTCTTTATATTTATTATTTCCATTATATTTTATATTAGCAGTATATTGTCCAGAATTATTAACATTTATAGCTATTTTTCCTTCACCATCACTATCCGTTATTGTATTGTATTCTTCTATACTACCATTTGAATCAGTTAATGTTACAGTAATATTTTGATTTCCAATTCCATTTCCATCTTTATCTGTAAGTTTTATAGTTAATGGTTCTCCTTTGTATAAGGTACTATTTCCACTAAGAATTATATTTGTATCTTCTTTTGTAAAATTAGCATTAAATAAAAATATTCCTATAATTACTACTAAGATTATTATAACTATAGATAAAATTATAATAATTTTATCATTTTTCATAGTCTACCCCCTAATTTTAATAATATTATTATATTTATATATCTTTTTAAATTTTTCTTTTTAGATTTTCTATAAAATATCTTGAAAATAACTTATATGTTTAAAAATAGATTTAATAATTGAATATTTTTTACTTATTTTTTGTTTTTAAGTTGTAAAATTAGTTTTTTAAATATTAAATTTAAGTAAAAATTATCTTTTAAATTATTTAATTTTTGAAATCAACTATTTTTAAGATAAATTTTCTTAAATGATATTTAATTATTGATATACTTTAAATTTTTATAAAAATAGTTTTTCAATAAGTATTGTTTTAAAAAAGTTAAATAAAACATTTATTGATTTAGTTTTATTTAATTATTGGATAAAGTTGTTTTTTTAATAATTTTAGTTATTTATATGAATTATTAAGTAAATCATGTTTAATAATCTTAATTTTATTTAATTATTAAATAAAACATTTTTTAATAATGTTAATTTTAAATTGTTTTAGAAGATAAATGAATTATCTTCTGGTTTTTTGTCCAGGATTTAAGAAGTTATCTAAATATTCTAATAAATCTTCTAAATCATTTTTATTTATAGTTTTCAAGTAATTTTCAAGTAAATAAATTTTATATGTTTTTAATGCAGGTTCTTTTAAATTTTTACCAATTTTAATTCTACTTATGTTTTCAGGTTTAAATATATGTTCAATAAAATCTGTTGCATTAATAAATTTTCTTTTCTTATTTATAACTAAAAATTCATTAAAACTATAGCAGTTTTCTCCATTTGCTTTTTTAAAGTTTTCACATGCTTTTTTAGCCCATATTTTTGGTCCATAATGGATTTTAATATTATTTAATTTATAAACACTCATTTCAAATATTAAAATTCCTTTATCTTTTTCATTAGTCCAGTATCCACTTTTAAATACTTTAAAATCTTCTTCTTCAAGTTTTTCTCTTAAAGATTCTTCAGTTTTCTTTAATTGTGGATGTAATGTATCTGATACAACATTAGGAATATTAAATTCAATAATATATGTTTTTCCACCATGTTTTGTAAATTCCTTAATTATATTTTCTTTTTTTAAATTATTTTTTTTAATTGGGTGGAAAAATTTTATTTTATCATCAGATTTTTCAAAATTACGGCAAGCTTCAATAAATTCTTCCATTTTATCTATTCTTAAAGCTGCACCTACATTACGATTTTTATCAGTAGGATCTATTGCTATTAATGGATCATCAAATAAATCTTGAGTACCATAATTTTCAAGATCAATAACTGTTCCATATCTCCAATTTGATACTTCTTTTATAAGGTTTTCAAAGTTTCCATATTTTAATATAAGTATTTCACATAAATAACCTGCAAAACCCCCTACTTTAAATTCAGACCCATAAACACCAACACAATCCATGAATTGTTTAAGGAGTAAAACTTCAGATATTTGTTCTTCTTTAAGATGTGATTTGATATATTTAGTATGTAATATTGTTCTATCTACTGCAGATTTCATTTCTTCAGCACTTTTTATATTATAACAAGGTACAAAATCTATTTCATAATCATCAATAATACTAGTTAAATAAGGGTGTGATGCAAAATGTTGGTTACTTGCTCCATTATTTTCTTTAGTAACTTCATATCCAATTTCAAGACCTTTTTCTTTAAGTGTATCTGTAGGAGTATTAATAGGGAAGCTAATAAAAATATCAATATCTGATTTTCCATGTAAAAATGTTTTTTTAGCTACAGAACCTACTTTTATACCTTCTGCATCAATATTATTCTTTTTACATATATTATTAATATCTTTAATTAATTTATTTGATATTTCTTTAATCTCTTTTTTTTCAGTATCATCTGGTGTTATCTCTTTTAAAATTTCCCTATAATTCATATTCAATCACAAAATAAAATTTAATAAAATAAGTTTTAGATATATTATCTTAGTATTTTATAGTATAAATAAAAATACTTTGTTTATTTAAAATTTATCTCTTAAAATAATTTTTTAATATATGAATTTCTTAATTTGTATTTTTATACTAAGATACTTTTAAATAAAATAATTTAAATTATAATTTAAGTATTTAAAATTTTTATAGGTTGTGTTTGTTTTTTAGTTTTTTTTTATTTGGTTTGTGTGGTGTTTGTAATGTTTGTGTTTGTTTTTTAGTTTTTTTTATTTGGTTTGTGTGGTGTTTGTAAGGTTTGTGTTTGTTTTTTAGTTTTTTTTATTTGCTTATTAGTGATTTTTATAAGGTTTATATTTCTTGTTAAATTTATAATAATTAGTAGAAATATTTGTTTTAATAAATTTAACTATTTTAAATAATTTAATTAATAAAATAATCTATAAAAATTAATATATTATTGATTTAAACTACCTAAATCTCCATTTATTAATGGATTAAATAAAAGTATATTTAAATCTTTTAAAAATTCTTCTTTATCTATTCTTTCTGAATTTTTAATCCAATATTCAGTTGATTTTAATATTGCACCAGAATAATATTCTGCTATAATATCTGTAGAAACTGGATATTTTTTACCTTTTTTTATTTCTAAATCAAGATTTTCTTTAATATTTTCTAGTACTATATTGTATATTATTCCTAATGATTCACTGTGTTGATTGTTATTTAACATTGCTAAGTAAATATTTCTATTTTCATTAATATGTTCTAAGTATTCTTTTGTTAGTATATAATAATATTCTACAATATTTTTATATTCCTTGTCTTTGATTTTATTATTTAATTCTTTTGTGAATTCATAAATACTTTTTTCTAATAATTCATATTTATCATTAAAATGATAATAGAATGTACTTCTATGAATTCCTGCATCATTACAAATATCAATTACTTTAATTTCCTCAAAGGGTTTTGTTTCAAGTAATTTAAATAAGCTATTTGATAATTTTTTGTAGGTTATTTCTTTTCTAATATCTGTTTTTTTATGTTTCATAAAACCCCTCATTTTTTAATTTGTTTTAAGTTGAAATTACTTATGTTAAAATTTAAATCTTTTGAATATAGTAATGAAATTACTTAATATGTTTTTAAATAATTTCATGATATTTTTTTAGATATACTTTAAAAGTAGTTTTTTTCTACATGTGTATAATATTTCTTTAATTTTTATCTTTAAAAAGTTTACTATATTTATTGATTTTTTACAATAGTTAAATCATGTTTAAAATTTATCTAAAATTTTAACTTTTTAAACTATTAAATAAGTTAAGTTTTATATTAAATTTAAAAGATTTATATAAAAAGATATTTATCATATCTTTATAATTCTTTTTAATAATTGTTTATTTTTAATTTTACTTATTTTTATTAAATATTTTAATTTTAAAACTATTATATTATCTTTGTTTTAAAATTATTTTATTTTTTTTAAAAATTTTTTTCCTTTATTATTTTATTTTTAAAATTATTTTTAATGAATTTTATTTACTGTAATTGCTGTTTTGTATTTTATACAACTGTTTAAACACAATATATAAAGTATATTAATTTTAAATTATTTTTCTATTTTTTTTCTAAACATATTTTAGAATAATTCAATTTATTGCTTATTTTATTGAAAATATTTTAAAAAAATCATTTAGAAAGTTTAAAATATTAGTTTGTTCTAACTTTAATTATAAAGTTATTCATTTTGAATATCTATAAAATTTAAAGGGAGGTTATATATTTGGTAGTTAGTGTCATTGGTGGAACTGGACCTCAGGGTCTAGGTATTGCCAAACGATTAGCTATTGCAGGTGTAGATGTTATTGTTGGATCTAGAAAAGAAGATAAAGCTTTAAAGATTGTAAATGAAACTAAAGAAGAATTGAAAGATTATGACATTGCTTCTATGGAAGGTATGGCAAATGAAGATGCAGCAAAAGCTGGAGATATCATAATAATGACTGTTCCTTTAGTTGCACAAGCACCTACTTTAAAAACTATTAAAGAGTTTGTTAAAGGTAAAGTATTTTTAGATGCTACTGTACCATTAGAAACAGCACTTGGCGGATCTGTAAAAAGAAGTATTGGTTTATGTGAAGGATCTGCTGCAGAAAGAACCCAGGCTCTCTTAGAAGGAACTGGTGCAAAAGTTGTATGTGCTTTTAATAATATAAGTAATTCTCAACTTTTGGACATACCAGAAGATATAGATTGTGATTGTCTTATAGCTGGAGATGATAAAGAAGCTAAAGAAATTGCATCTGATTTAATTAATAAAATTTCAGGAGTTAAAGCTATTGATTGTGGTCCTCTTGAAAGAGCTAGACAAATTCAAGAAATTACTCCACTTCTCATTGCTTTAAATATTAAATATAAATCTCATTTCGGGGGAATTAGGATAACTGGAATTGATTTTGATAAAATTTAGTTTTTATATAAACATTTATTAGAATAAAAATTTAATTAGTTAAAAATCATTAAGATTTTAGTTTTATAAGTATTTAATTTATAAAAAGTTTTATATTAATTGTTTATTCGTCGAATGATTAATTTGGGCTGATTTTTATATTTTAATACTTTATAAAGATATAAACATTAAAATGGATATATAAGACAAAGTTTTCAAATTTTATAATGGAATATTTTAGGAATATAAATTGTTGAGCTAGAAATAGTTAATATTCTAGTAAATCGTATTTGATTGTTGAATTCTAGAAATGGTTATTATTCTAGGGGAAATTTGGCTGTTGAAACTAGAAAAGTTTATTTAAATAGATGTAGATTTTATTTAATTAAATTATTTTTAGTTTAAAGGATAAACAAATAAACTAGTTAAATAGTTTAAAAAACATGGTTGAAAACTTTTAATTTACTCAAAATAATCTGTAATGATATTTTGTTTAAATTATTAGTTTATATACATTATAGATTATTAAAAAGGTATTTTGATTGTTGAATTCTAGAAATGGTTATTATTCTAGGGGAAATTTGACTGTTGAACTAGAAAAGTTTATTTAAATAGATGTAGATTTTATTTAATTAAATTATTTTTAGTTTGTACTTTGTTGTTGAATAATGTATTTTGACTGTTGAACTAGAAATGGTTAATATTCTAGTAAATCGTATTTGATTGTTGAATTCTAGAAATGGTTATTATTCTAGGGGAAATTTGACTGTTGAATTATTGGTTAAAATTTATCTAAATAATATTTTATATAAGTTGAAACTAATAATTAGAAATTTGTTGTTGAATATTAAATTGTATAGATGTTAAATTATATTTTAACACTATATTAATTTTAATATTGATTTTTTACTATTTTTTGTTATTATATTTTTTATAATATTACTTTATATTCAATTTTGAATTTATTTTTTAATTTATTATTATATTTTTAATAATTATGAGAAAATTTTTATAATATTTTTAATAAACTTAATTTAATTAAAATTTTAATAGTGTATGTTTTAGATTTTTTAATTTTTTAAAATTTTAGAATTATTTAATATATTTAATTTATTTAAAAATTTAAATTTCTAAACTGTTTATTTTTAATTTTAAATAATTTTTATATTAAATTTAAAGAATTTAACACATATTAATTTATAAATATTTTATTTTTAAGAGGATTTTTTTTATGGAGTCTAATTCAATTTTTAAAAGAAAAAGTATTCGTAAATATTTAGATAAAGATATTTCTGATGATGATATTAAGTCTATATTATCTGCTGGAATGCAGGCACCTTCAGCATTTAATACTCAACCTTGGGAATTTATTGTTGTAACTAATGAAGATTTAATTAATAAATTGTCTAATATGAGTAAATATTCAAAATGTGCAGCAGGTGCAAATAAATTAATTTTAACAATGGTTAATCTAGAAAAAGTACCTTTAACTAGAGCGTGGTTTACTCAAGATATGTCTGCATGTACTGAAAATATTTTAATTGAAGCTACTGAACTTGGTATTGGAAGTGTATGGTTAGGTTTGTATCCTGATTCTAAAAGAATAGAATTTGTATCTGAAATATTTGATTTACCTAAAAATATTGTTCCATTTTCACTTATTGCATTAGGTTATCCTACTAAAGAATATGAAATTAAAATGAATTATGATGAATCTAAAGTTCATTATAATAAATTTTAATTTTTTTATTTTCAGTTGATATATTATTTAATTTATTTAATTTCTAAGTTTATGGGGGATATAATGAGTAAAATAAGAAGTTTTTTAGCTATTGAAGTTGAAGATGTTTTACTTAATAAGATTTATAATATTGAAAAGGATTTTAAAAATATTGATGCTAATATTAAATATGTTCCAACTAAGAATATGCACTTTACATTAAAATTTTTTGGAAATATTAATGAAGAGATGATTGATAAAATTTCATGTTCTGTAGAAAAAGTTTTAGAAAATCATAAACCTTTTGAAATTGATATTTCTGGTTCTGGTGCATTTCCAAATGAAAATAGAATAAAAGTTATTTGGGTGGGTATTAAAAATAATTCTAATCTAAAATCTCTTCAAGAAGATCTTGATGTTTCTTTTAATAAATTAGGGTTTGAACTTGAGAGAAATTATGTTTCTCATTTAACAATTGGTAGAATGAAAAATGCTAAAAATAAAAATTTAGTTCAAGATAAAATTAAGAAATATCATAATTATGAAATAGGTAAAATGACTGTTTCAAGTATTGTACTTAAAAAAAGTACTTTAACACCTAAAGGACCTATTTATGAAAATATTAAAGAGTTTACTCTTTAATTTAATTTTTTTTTAGTTTTAGTTTTTTTTTTGTTTTGGTTTAGTTTTGTTTTTTAGTTTTAGTTTTTTTGTTTTTTATCTCTTGAAATCTTTTTATTACTAATATAAATAATATTTATACTTAAAATTTAAATTTAAGAGATTTTTTTAAAATTAGAATGATTTTAATAATGTTTTGTTTTAATTTAGTTTTGTTTCTTGTTTTTTAAAATTAGTTTTTTGTATTTAAATAAAAAATATAAATTAATAAAAAGCTATTTAATGCTTTAAATTAATTTATGTGTTTAAATTTATAATATAAATCTATTTTTCAATTATATTTTCTTCAATACTCATACCAAAGTGACGAGCTTTTTCATCTATGTAAACTTTTATTTTGTCACCTGGTTTTAGTTCTGCAACAGAAATTGCAGATTCTTTATCATCAACAAGTCTAATGGTTTCAGCATTTTGAACAATAGTTTTAATATCAATATCTTTATATTTTGCTTCAATTAAAAGAAGAGGTCTTCTTTCAATTTTACATCTACCTACTATTGATTTTCTAGTTTCACCTTTAGTGTTAACTATTAATACTTCATCACCAGCTCCAAGTTCTGATAAATAATGAGTTTTTCCATTAGGAACCATTACATATGCTTGAACAGGTCCTGCATTTACTCTAAATGGACGTGAAGCAACATATTCACTTTCTAAACTTTCAGAGTGTACAAGTACCATAGCTTTTGAATATGATCCAACAAGCATACCTTCACCAGGATACATAATACTAGTAGTATCAATACATACTCTATCACCAGATCCAAGTGGTTTAATATTGGTTATAGTAGCATCTTTGAGACTATAGCTTTCACTTGAAATCTCTTCAATGAGTTTTGAGATATCTTTGATTTGATTAAATTCAATTGGTTCAAAAATAACTCCATCAGTACCTACTTCTAATGTTTCAATAGCTACTTTAGCTTCATCTGCTGATTTTACAGCTGCTATAATTTTAACATCTTTTCCTTGTAAATCTGCAATGATATTTTCAAGTGGAATTACAGTCCAATCTTTACTAACTAATATTATATAATCGCAGATATCTCCAAGTTTTACAGCTAATTGTTCATGGTTTTTATCTGTGATTTCTATATAGGCACAAACAGGAATATTTTTGTTTTTAAGTTCTTTAGCTTTAGCTAAATCTTTTGATTTAGTTAAATTATTATCTAATTTAAGTGTTCCATCACCTTCACCAGAAATACCTATTAAATAAACATCACTATCATCACTAGGTGCAACGATATTAACATTACCTAATTTTCTTATGTTCTTATTATTTTCTGAATCAAAACATACTATATGGTCAATTCCAGATTCAAATGATGTTGTAATCATTTCTTTAGTATTGTCCCAATTGCCTATTGGGTTTAATATCCAAGCAAATTTTTCTGACATTCCTAATCTCCTTAAAATTTATAATTTCCTAGATTAAATATTATAAATCCTTTATTTTAATTTATTTTTTTTAAAAAATATGATATTTTTTTAAAATTAAACTTTAAATGATAGGTATTTATAATTATTTAATATTTTAAGTCTATTTTAAAATTTTTAAAGCTTCTTCAACATCCATTCCATTGTGAACAATTTCAGAAACAGCTTTAGTCATTTTTTCAGGATTTTCAGCTTGGAAGAAATTACGTCCGAAAGCTACTCCAGCTCCACCAACTTCAATTGCATCTTTGGTCATTTGGAGTAAATCTTTATCAGAGTCTACACTTGGACCGCCTGCTATGATTACAGGTACTAAAGCTCCTTCAACAACTTCTTCAAAGCTTGCAGGATCTCCAGTATAATTTGTTTTTACAATATCTGCACCAAGTTCTGCACCAACACGTGCTGCATGTTTTACAACTTCAACATCATGTTCATCTTTTATTCCTGGTCCACGTGGGTACATCATAGCTAAAAGTGGCATACCCCATTGACTACAAGTTTCTGCAACAGAACCTAATTCTTCTAACATGTATGGTTCAGTTTCAGAACCTACATTTACATGTATAGATACTGCATCAGCACCAAGTTGAATAGCTCTTTCTACACTAGTAACAAGGACTTTATTATTAGGGTCACGACTTAAAGAAGTACTTGCAGATAAGTGGATAATTAAACCAATATCTTTTCCGTAACCTCTGTGACCATTTTCTACAATACCTTTATGCATAAGTACTGCATTTGCTCCACCTTTAGAAATACTTTCTATAGTTTTATCAAGGTTAACAATTCCTTTAATAGGACCATCAGAAACGCCATGATCCATAGGTGCAATAACAGTTTTATTTGTTTTGCGGTTAATTATACGTTCAAGACGTATTTTTTTACCTATCATTATTTATCCTCCAATTTAAGTTAAATTTAAAATTTTTATAAATTTTAATTTAACTTTTTTTTAATTTTTTAAAATATATTAAATTATTAAATAATTTAACATACACTATTTTTTATAAGATAATACTTATATATTATTTGATTTTTGTTTAAAAATTCTAAATTCAATAGATATTATAATTTAATAATAAAATTTTTAGCTTTCTTAATTATTTAAATTTAAGACATGATTTCTTTTTAATATTAAAGTAAATAGCATAAAAATTAAATTCTAGATAATATAAGTTTTAGATATTGTTAAAATTTATATAATTTTATTTAAATTCTATAAAAAATTATTTAAAGTATTTTTTAAAATATTAAAAATTTATTAAATTCTGAAGTATTTTTTAAAAATTAAGTCTATTAGAAATAATAATTTAAACAGTACTTAATACTTTAAAATGAGTTTAAAAAATGTTTATTATAAAAATTAAAATAATTTTAACAAAGTCAAAAAATTAATAATTAAAATTAGTAGTAAATTAGTTTTATATTAAGTATTAACAAATTCATTAATTTTAGTAATTATTTATTGTTTTAATGAATTTGTCCATAAATTGAATTCTTTAATTTGTGGAGGGATTCCTTCATCACCATATGAATCTAAATAACCATTTTTTGATATTAAATCTTCTTCAACATATGAAGTATTTACAAAATCTATTAATCCTTTGTTTCTAATAATTGAATTTTTTGGTTTAAATGTTGAAGACCATATGTAAAATACTTTAAATACAGTATCTGGATGATATCCTCCACCTAAATCTACAGATAATAAATCACATTTATCTGTTATTTTACAAGCTTCTTGAATAATATTATGGAGTCTCACATCTCCACTTATAAATTTGATATTATCATATTCTTCTTCTAATTTTTTCATTTTTGGAATTGCTTCTGGGCTATTATCTATTGCTATTAATTTACCTTCTTTTATTATTTCTGCAATAATCTTAGAACTTCCACCAACATGACATCCAAGTTCTATTACTGTATCAGTAGGTTTTAATATTTTTTTAAGGTTTTTTCTATATAGTTTCATCTTGTAGTTAAGTTGTATCATGTACTCACATTTTTTATTAATTATTAAATATTGTTCTTTTTAATTTGTATTCCATTGTTTTCAATATTATTGATGGTGTATTTTTTATCTAAAGTACTTGTATCTTTACATAATCCAAATACTGTATTTCCAATCATAGCCATTGATGAACCAATACAAAATTCATTAAATTCATCTATTAAATCAATAATTTCATTATTAAATAAGCCAATCTTTTTTGAAAAATTATAAGAACATTCTATAAAATTTTTACTTGATGGATTTTTTAAATATTCCTTTTGTGCTTTAATTCCTTCTTTTGTTATTCTTTTTTGATAATCTGGGTCTGTTATTATTGTTGATGTATCAATTTTATCTAATGATTTTGATACTATTTTATAATCTGAGTTAATATATTCTGTTTTTCCAAAACCTGGTGCTCCAGGTTTTGTTCTAAGTACAATTCCTTTAGACATCTCTGCTATTACATCACCAAGTCCACAATTTAAAGAAACTTCACTAAGATGAGCATATTTTCCAGCTTCTTCATAAGTAATTGGTAAATTTAAAGTATCTTTTAGTAATATTGCTACTCCTAGACTTGATGATGCTGAAGTTCCAAATCCACATCCAATAGGTACTTCAATATTATGATTAATTTCAAGTCCATTTATATCAAGCTTATTAAGATATTTATCTATTTGATAATCTTTGTTTATTATATCAATTGTTTCTTTACTTATAATTGTATGATAGGAATCATTTTTACCATTAATTTTAATATTTATTCCATCTTTATTTCTTTCTTTAATACTTGAAGTAACTCCTTTATCAAGTAAAACTCCACAACCTAATGATCCTTTTTTTAATTTATTTTCTTTTGGAAATATTGAAAAAAATCCAGTTATATGTCCAGGTACAAATACTGAAATCATTTTACCCCTTTAGTTTTTATTGATTTTTTAATTTTTAAGTTTGAATTAATTAATTTATTTAATTTAACTTTTTAAAAAACTTATTAATTATAATAATATTATATATTATATTAAATTTAGATTAATATAAAATTATTTTAATATATTAATTCATATAATCATATAAGTTAGAGATTTTATTGGAGATTAAAATGACTAATAAAAGAATTGATTTACACATGCATAGTCTATTTTCAGATGGTGAGCTACTTCCTTCAGAACTTGCAAGAAGAGCATATGTTTTAGGTCATAGTGATATAGCTATTACTGATCATGTTGATTATTATAATATTGAAAATATTACTAATATACAAAATGCAATTGATGATATAAATAATAATTGGGATATTAATGTTATACTTGGAGTTGAAATAACTCATGTTCCACCTTCTTCAATTAAACCTCTTGCAATTAGAGCAAGAGAATTAGGTGCTAAAATTGTTGTAGTTCATGGTGAAACCTTATCTGAACCTGTAGTTGAAGGTACAAATCATGCTGCAGCATTGTGTCCTGAAGTAGATATTATTGGTCATCCTGGTTTAATTTCAAAAGAAGATGCAATTTTAGCTAAAGAAAATGATATTGCTCTTGAAATTAGTTGTAGAGCAGGTCATTGTCTTGGTAATGGTCATGTTGCAGATATTGCTTCTGAAGTGGGTAATCGTTTAGTTGTTGATACTGATACACATGCTCCTGAAGATTTAGTAAATTTTGATAAAGCATATAATATAGCTTTAGGTGCAGGTTTATCTGAATATGAAGCAAAAAAAGCTGTTATTGATAATCCAAAGTATATTCTTAAAAAGCATGATTTAATTTAGAATGTCTTATATTTTTTATTTTTTCTTTATCTTTTTTGAGAGTTATTTTTTTAGTATTTTATATTTTCTTTATTTTTTTAGAATTATCTATTTGAAATTTTAAGTTTTTATAAATTTATTTATTTATTTATTTTAAAAATAGTGGTTTGTTCTATTATTTTAAATTTAAAAAGTATTATTAAGTTTTTTTATCTGTATTATTTTTTTATTATTTTTTTATTATATAGTATTTATATAGATATCAAATATTTAAATACTT
Coding sequences within:
- the thpR gene encoding RNA 2',3'-cyclic phosphodiesterase; the encoded protein is MSKIRSFLAIEVEDVLLNKIYNIEKDFKNIDANIKYVPTKNMHFTLKFFGNINEEMIDKISCSVEKVLENHKPFEIDISGSGAFPNENRIKVIWVGIKNNSNLKSLQEDLDVSFNKLGFELERNYVSHLTIGRMKNAKNKNLVQDKIKKYHNYEIGKMTVSSIVLKKSTLTPKGPIYENIKEFTL
- a CDS encoding pantoate kinase: MISVFVPGHITGFFSIFPKENKLKKGSLGCGVLLDKGVTSSIKERNKDGINIKINGKNDSYHTIISKETIDIINKDYQIDKYLNKLDINGLEINHNIEVPIGCGFGTSASSSLGVAILLKDTLNLPITYEEAGKYAHLSEVSLNCGLGDVIAEMSKGIVLRTKPGAPGFGKTEYINSDYKIVSKSLDKIDTSTIITDPDYQKRITKEGIKAQKEYLKNPSSKNFIECSYNFSKKIGLFNNEIIDLIDEFNEFCIGSSMAMIGNTVFGLCKDTSTLDKKYTINNIENNGIQIKKNNI
- a CDS encoding Ig-like domain-containing protein, translating into MKNDKIIIILSIVIIILVVIIGIFLFNANFTKEDTNIILSGNSTLYKGEPLTIKLTDKDGNGIGNQNITVTLTDSNGSIEEYNTITDSDGEGKIAINVNNSGQYTANIKYNGNNKYKESSITQGITIKDIVGNIQTNESNNKNKTFNSSKYKQEDSGIHQESDIIDGWDPSEHEVSREELSDGNHKIYYDDGYYRICDEDGNVITYGY
- the cca gene encoding CCA tRNA nucleotidyltransferase — protein: MNYREILKEITPDDTEKKEIKEISNKLIKDINNICKKNNIDAEGIKVGSVAKKTFLHGKSDIDIFISFPINTPTDTLKEKGLEIGYEVTKENNGASNQHFASHPYLTSIIDDYEIDFVPCYNIKSAEEMKSAVDRTILHTKYIKSHLKEEQISEVLLLKQFMDCVGVYGSEFKVGGFAGYLCEILILKYGNFENLIKEVSNWRYGTVIDLENYGTQDLFDDPLIAIDPTDKNRNVGAALRIDKMEEFIEACRNFEKSDDKIKFFHPIKKNNLKKENIIKEFTKHGGKTYIIEFNIPNVVSDTLHPQLKKTEESLREKLEEEDFKVFKSGYWTNEKDKGILIFEMSVYKLNNIKIHYGPKIWAKKACENFKKANGENCYSFNEFLVINKKRKFINATDFIEHIFKPENISRIKIGKNLKEPALKTYKIYLLENYLKTINKNDLEDLLEYLDNFLNPGQKTRR
- the npdG gene encoding NADPH-dependent F420 reductase translates to MVVSVIGGTGPQGLGIAKRLAIAGVDVIVGSRKEDKALKIVNETKEELKDYDIASMEGMANEDAAKAGDIIIMTVPLVAQAPTLKTIKEFVKGKVFLDATVPLETALGGSVKRSIGLCEGSAAERTQALLEGTGAKVVCAFNNISNSQLLDIPEDIDCDCLIAGDDKEAKEIASDLINKISGVKAIDCGPLERARQIQEITPLLIALNIKYKSHFGGIRITGIDFDKI
- a CDS encoding 2-amino-3,7-dideoxy-D-threo-hept-6-ulosonate synthase, with translation MMIGKKIRLERIINRKTNKTVIAPMDHGVSDGPIKGIVNLDKTIESISKGGANAVLMHKGIVENGHRGYGKDIGLIIHLSASTSLSRDPNNKVLVTSVERAIQLGADAVSIHVNVGSETEPYMLEELGSVAETCSQWGMPLLAMMYPRGPGIKDEHDVEVVKHAARVGAELGADIVKTNYTGDPASFEEVVEGALVPVIIAGGPSVDSDKDLLQMTKDAIEVGGAGVAFGRNFFQAENPEKMTKAVSEIVHNGMDVEEALKILK
- a CDS encoding 3-dehydroquinate synthase II, which gives rise to MSEKFAWILNPIGNWDNTKEMITTSFESGIDHIVCFDSENNKNIRKLGNVNIVAPSDDSDVYLIGISGEGDGTLKLDNNLTKSKDLAKAKELKNKNIPVCAYIEITDKNHEQLAVKLGDICDYIILVSKDWTVIPLENIIADLQGKDVKIIAAVKSADEAKVAIETLEVGTDGVIFEPIEFNQIKDISKLIEEISSESYSLKDATITNIKPLGSGDRVCIDTTSIMYPGEGMLVGSYSKAMVLVHSESLESEYVASRPFRVNAGPVQAYVMVPNGKTHYLSELGAGDEVLIVNTKGETRKSIVGRCKIERRPLLLIEAKYKDIDIKTIVQNAETIRLVDDKESAISVAELKPGDKIKVYIDEKARHFGMSIEENIIEK
- a CDS encoding methyltransferase domain-containing protein, with protein sequence MIQLNYKMKLYRKNLKKILKPTDTVIELGCHVGGSSKIIAEIIKEGKLIAIDNSPEAIPKMKKLEEEYDNIKFISGDVRLHNIIQEACKITDKCDLLSVDLGGGYHPDTVFKVFYIWSSTFKPKNSIIRNKGLIDFVNTSYVEEDLISKNGYLDSYGDEGIPPQIKEFNLWTNSLKQ
- a CDS encoding nitroreductase family protein is translated as MESNSIFKRKSIRKYLDKDISDDDIKSILSAGMQAPSAFNTQPWEFIVVTNEDLINKLSNMSKYSKCAAGANKLILTMVNLEKVPLTRAWFTQDMSACTENILIEATELGIGSVWLGLYPDSKRIEFVSEIFDLPKNIVPFSLIALGYPTKEYEIKMNYDESKVHYNKF
- a CDS encoding TetR/AcrR family transcriptional regulator; amino-acid sequence: MKHKKTDIRKEITYKKLSNSLFKLLETKPFEEIKVIDICNDAGIHRSTFYYHFNDKYELLEKSIYEFTKELNNKIKDKEYKNIVEYYYILTKEYLEHINENRNIYLAMLNNNQHSESLGIIYNIVLENIKENLDLEIKKGKKYPVSTDIIAEYYSGAILKSTEYWIKNSERIDKEEFLKDLNILLFNPLINGDLGSLNQ